One genomic segment of Paenibacillus sp. FSL H8-0332 includes these proteins:
- a CDS encoding DUF6760 family protein: MVGYPLDRLYEEVAFLTYYLHWDYTAVLNLEHAERDRWCSEVSRINQKLSGGEEQKNFFEA, translated from the coding sequence ATAGTCGGCTACCCCCTTGACCGCCTCTACGAGGAGGTAGCCTTTCTGACCTACTATCTGCACTGGGACTATACGGCGGTGCTGAACCTGGAGCACGCTGAACGGGACCGCTGGTGCAGTGAAGTCAGCCGGATCAACCAGAAGCTGAGTGGCGGGGAAGAGCAGAAGAACTTCTTTGAGGCTTAG
- a CDS encoding PAAR domain-containing protein, with translation MGQPAAKKGDRILATDTHIVMLPAGAGLVPTPLPHPFTGILDGALSTNVKIMGQPAATMDSTGTNTPAHVPQGGPFQKPPTNKGTISAGSTTVFINGKKAARNGDPALTCNDPADLPAGKVSATGTVLIGG, from the coding sequence ATGGGACAGCCTGCAGCGAAAAAAGGCGACCGGATTCTGGCGACTGATACACATATCGTTATGCTTCCGGCCGGAGCGGGTCTGGTTCCCACCCCGTTGCCGCATCCCTTCACGGGAATTCTGGATGGTGCGCTGAGCACGAATGTCAAGATTATGGGGCAGCCGGCAGCCACCATGGATTCTACGGGCACGAATACACCGGCCCATGTTCCGCAGGGAGGCCCGTTTCAGAAGCCTCCAACCAATAAGGGGACCATCAGCGCCGGAAGCACGACGGTATTCATCAACGGGAAAAAGGCTGCCAGAAACGGTGATCCGGCGCTGACATGCAATGATCCGGCCGACCTTCCGGCAGGGAAAGTGTCTGCTACGGGAACGGTCTTAATAGGAGGCTGA
- a CDS encoding phage tail protein, translated as MKANMLNIGAKSSWVPGYREDPFLAFNFIVEIDGISVAGFSEVSGLSVETQVERKTFGGENHKEFVFLGPTKYSDLTLKNGVTNDEYLWNWYQNVVNGVIRRRSGSICLLDHSGTPKVWWNFIEACPIKWEGPAFNASSSAVAVESLVLTHNGLYRYR; from the coding sequence ATGAAGGCAAATATGCTAAATATCGGCGCGAAAAGTAGCTGGGTGCCCGGGTACCGGGAAGATCCCTTTCTTGCTTTTAACTTCATCGTGGAAATTGACGGGATCTCCGTGGCCGGATTCTCTGAGGTCTCAGGCCTTAGCGTGGAGACACAGGTGGAGCGCAAAACCTTCGGCGGCGAGAATCATAAGGAGTTTGTGTTCCTGGGACCGACCAAATACTCGGATCTGACGCTGAAAAACGGGGTTACGAATGATGAATATCTGTGGAACTGGTATCAGAATGTGGTGAATGGTGTCATCCGGCGGCGCAGCGGGTCCATCTGTCTCTTGGATCATTCCGGCACACCCAAGGTGTGGTGGAACTTCATCGAAGCCTGCCCCATCAAATGGGAAGGGCCGGCGTTCAACGCCAGCAGCAGCGCGGTAGCCGTCGAGAGTCTGGTTCTGACTCATAACGGTCTGTACAGGTACCGGTAA
- a CDS encoding peptidoglycan-binding protein LysM produces MAEKAKIIPLDMPVGAIEVMFNPNEYTVSFEGKYTGEKNNKQFQITETPEFKVSLFYDTYEQRKDVRKKTRQLTSLLDPKVSGKSTKKPPVCMFVWGGFTYRGLLSKIEQKFTMFMDNGTPVRSLLDVTFITDEPDKSVEDSQGLNACRKLWVVKSGDRLDLIANEALKESLAWRRIAELNRIVNPVGFPGKNDIGRTLVIPD; encoded by the coding sequence ATGGCGGAGAAAGCGAAGATCATTCCTCTGGATATGCCCGTTGGGGCCATTGAGGTGATGTTCAATCCCAATGAGTACACCGTTTCTTTTGAAGGCAAATATACCGGGGAGAAGAACAACAAGCAATTCCAGATTACAGAGACACCGGAGTTCAAGGTCTCCTTGTTCTACGATACCTATGAGCAGCGCAAGGATGTCCGCAAGAAGACCCGGCAGCTGACCTCGCTGCTTGATCCCAAAGTTAGCGGCAAAAGCACGAAAAAACCGCCGGTGTGCATGTTCGTGTGGGGCGGCTTCACTTACCGTGGCCTGCTGAGCAAGATCGAGCAGAAGTTCACGATGTTCATGGATAACGGCACGCCTGTCCGCTCGCTGCTGGATGTGACCTTCATCACAGATGAGCCGGACAAGTCGGTGGAGGACAGCCAGGGTCTGAATGCCTGCCGGAAGCTGTGGGTGGTCAAAAGCGGGGACCGGCTCGACCTCATTGCGAATGAGGCGCTGAAGGAGTCGCTGGCCTGGCGCAGAATTGCCGAGCTGAACAGGATCGTCAATCCGGTTGGCTTTCCTGGCAAAAACGATATCGGGAGAACTCTGGTTATCCCGGATTAA
- a CDS encoding DUF4255 domain-containing protein, whose product MAVDTGTVIRDVSTSLKSLLKAHVPELNDDSFISFGSPSDIDSSTMKLSMCLYYLSHSPSMRNSEKEGIGGTNEFMYPPAYLDLYYLLTPYAKDRETEQLILGRIFQLFHEHPVLSGSDLRGNLAECGNEKIRISYNNLTIQDIKQLWEVFPGKPAKVSLSYLVSPVRLPADKTILIPRVEVKELGVHPL is encoded by the coding sequence ATGGCCGTGGATACCGGTACGGTAATTAGAGATGTCAGCACCAGCCTGAAGTCGCTGCTGAAGGCCCATGTGCCTGAGCTGAATGATGACAGCTTCATCAGCTTCGGCTCTCCGAGTGACATTGACAGCTCAACGATGAAGCTCTCAATGTGTTTGTATTATTTGAGCCATAGCCCAAGTATGCGCAACAGTGAGAAGGAAGGGATCGGCGGCACGAACGAGTTCATGTATCCGCCGGCTTATCTGGATCTGTACTATCTGCTCACGCCTTATGCCAAGGACAGGGAGACCGAGCAGCTGATCCTGGGCCGGATCTTTCAGCTGTTCCATGAGCATCCGGTGCTTAGCGGCAGCGATCTGCGGGGCAACCTGGCTGAATGCGGCAATGAGAAAATCCGGATCTCCTATAACAACCTGACGATTCAGGATATCAAGCAGCTGTGGGAGGTGTTCCCCGGGAAGCCGGCTAAGGTGAGCCTGTCCTATCTGGTGTCGCCGGTACGGCTGCCTGCGGATAAGACGATCCTGATCCCGCGGGTTGAGGTGAAAGAGCTGGGCGTTCATCCCCTGTAG
- a CDS encoding GPW/gp25 family protein, protein MEVVDFLGRGWTYPLAVQRGSVRSSGGEDSIRESIILILSTARGERVMRPDFGCRLNELVFSPNTMSTATLLRSFIEEALQNWEPRIEVDDITVTPRSDRSELEVSIDYSIRASNSKYNLVYPFFLESVGK, encoded by the coding sequence ATGGAAGTTGTAGATTTTTTGGGACGTGGCTGGACGTATCCGCTCGCTGTCCAGCGGGGCAGCGTCCGATCCTCCGGTGGAGAAGACTCCATCCGGGAATCGATCATTCTGATTCTGTCCACGGCCCGCGGCGAGCGGGTCATGCGGCCGGATTTCGGCTGCAGACTGAATGAGCTGGTGTTCTCGCCCAATACCATGAGCACCGCAACCTTGCTGCGAAGCTTCATTGAAGAAGCCTTGCAGAACTGGGAGCCGCGGATTGAAGTGGACGACATTACGGTCACCCCGCGCTCGGACCGCTCCGAGCTTGAGGTGTCCATTGACTATTCGATCAGGGCCAGCAACAGCAAATATAATCTGGTCTATCCATTCTTCCTTGAAAGCGTGGGGAAATAA
- a CDS encoding phage baseplate assembly protein V, whose amino-acid sequence MSEGPGISNFVDSIMNEGRIFGVMVGIVINNDSVNHADKPGPGRVKVKIPLMGMPESNWARMASWMAGKERGAFCLPEVDDEVLVAFENGDVNRPYIMGSLWNGQDLPPETNKDGKNNIRLFKSRSGHVLQFADTKGEESITLTSAKGHVIKLDDKGGAEQIRISDKSGKNRIILDTKANKVSVSAGADIEISAGGKLSLSAKSIEMKSSAGTAIQASAGMEVKAAASMTIKGATVNIN is encoded by the coding sequence ATGAGTGAAGGACCCGGAATTAGCAATTTTGTTGACAGCATCATGAATGAGGGACGAATCTTCGGTGTAATGGTGGGGATTGTCATCAATAATGACTCTGTGAACCATGCGGACAAGCCTGGGCCCGGACGGGTGAAGGTGAAGATCCCGCTGATGGGGATGCCGGAATCCAACTGGGCGCGTATGGCGTCCTGGATGGCCGGGAAGGAGCGGGGAGCGTTTTGCCTGCCGGAGGTGGATGATGAGGTGCTGGTAGCTTTTGAGAACGGGGATGTCAACCGCCCCTATATCATGGGCTCCTTGTGGAATGGACAAGACCTGCCGCCGGAGACCAACAAGGACGGCAAGAATAATATCCGCCTGTTCAAATCCCGCAGCGGGCATGTTCTGCAATTCGCCGACACCAAGGGGGAAGAGAGCATCACGCTTACCTCCGCCAAGGGTCACGTAATCAAGCTGGATGACAAGGGCGGCGCGGAGCAGATCCGGATTAGCGACAAATCAGGCAAGAACCGGATCATCCTGGATACCAAGGCGAACAAGGTATCGGTATCCGCCGGTGCGGATATAGAAATCTCGGCGGGAGGCAAGCTGTCCCTGTCCGCCAAATCCATTGAAATGAAATCATCGGCGGGCACCGCCATCCAAGCTTCGGCCGGGATGGAGGTCAAAGCCGCCGCCAGTATGACGATCAAAGGGGCTACAGTCAACATCAATTAG
- a CDS encoding putative baseplate assembly protein, whose amino-acid sequence MPIIDKRDQEQLVPELRRLIQQYCSREWTDVPELEADKKADALVHIFTGMMGKVISRLNQAPAKNFTSFLNLIGIHPTPPRAAKVPLLFKLKPDADSYNTVPAGTRVSAQPENGAEVIFETDKDLTVIMARPVRAVSLDPEEDQWSNQDALLAGGPAGKPARLFRGDSTVVHRLYLGHTELLGFQEAGSSLSVYFNKPDAAALSKAVPGQDRTGDLLNHMNWFCFDEEGNSVQLYPSSIAEAEEEEDALWRAVVRFDRLPGVHMKTLAGYGPSGAMREWPGKWIFAELKKPITAGTLMPDIEDIRLELNVVSPQPLPPDVTVYNGNLLDMGKDYYPLGDKPRINDTFYIACGEAFSKQGARITLRVELSEPEISKLPDTPYVRLGWEYWNGKEWLAITSLEERADEGGAALHAVSSLTASGTLSFVCPGIRPLTLGGEEQYWVRARITGGNYGEDAKYEYQDEEVKLGEGSINIAKLKVTQATYAPPSIRKLSIAYSYTLEAHPQTVLTENNFSFADKSAACRNEGEYFKPFYPCTETEPTFYLGFDRDISDLPVSLFFPLTGEQLGRPVVAWEYWDGRRWLTLSVNDEIRGFTRREILQFAVPGDIAKRPLFGTEQYWLRARLDEGRFEFVPQVDAILANAVWARNSNTVPGELLGSSNGEESQIVQLSKIPVLPGQLLKVRESTGQGEWIPWEEVDTFSVSGSDSRHYMLDRSTGMIMFGDGRRGMIPPMGIDNILCNYKHGGGASGNVAAGSVSKIWDSYNWLDAVTNPVAADGGFDQEEAEQAELRGPHTLKSWNRGVTAEDMEWLVREAMPQIAKVKCLSDMNRELKFTPGRATLIVVPETDEPRPVPSQELRSEIEAYLCERISAPLNTAEPGIEVVGPDYVRTAVEATVVFNSPDQRKVAEGRIIDNLKQFFHPLKGADGNTGWDLGQNLYVSEVYAVIKNTPGVDYVSDVLVKASVQCFTLKLEPLENGPYKPHAAYPKYSLVRSEDNALQFALAEPVDAGDEVKSLVLRGFKENGIIRLRYRSREPVELIVLSIDGDMLECQTLNEEPLAESYPEGSDLEFEVTDDLTVRTYILNRLDSGSVTFVVKTAVFKEKDIVFLSRTDEYINTTPLKIRTIGSGNIHLEEDELICGGLHLVNKPEEHPFPYLMDKRAGLLHDLTATTAACGLEAIRMEERRYLTELSGIPDTVARCPHCNALET is encoded by the coding sequence GTGCCTATTATTGATAAACGGGATCAGGAACAGCTGGTTCCCGAGCTAAGACGCTTAATCCAGCAATACTGCAGCCGGGAATGGACGGATGTGCCGGAGCTTGAGGCAGACAAGAAGGCAGATGCGCTGGTCCATATCTTCACCGGGATGATGGGCAAAGTGATCAGCCGGCTGAACCAGGCGCCTGCGAAGAACTTCACCTCGTTTCTGAATCTGATCGGTATCCATCCTACTCCGCCCCGCGCAGCCAAAGTTCCGCTGCTCTTCAAGCTGAAGCCGGACGCGGACAGCTATAACACGGTTCCGGCCGGAACCCGGGTATCTGCCCAGCCGGAGAATGGGGCAGAGGTGATTTTTGAGACGGACAAGGATTTGACTGTCATTATGGCGCGGCCGGTCCGGGCAGTGAGTCTCGATCCGGAAGAGGACCAGTGGAGCAATCAGGATGCTCTGCTTGCAGGGGGACCTGCCGGCAAGCCTGCCCGATTATTCAGGGGCGATTCGACAGTGGTTCACAGACTGTATCTGGGACATACGGAGCTGCTCGGATTCCAGGAAGCGGGCAGCAGCTTGTCGGTATATTTCAACAAGCCGGATGCAGCCGCGCTGAGCAAGGCCGTACCGGGGCAGGACAGAACCGGAGATCTGCTGAACCATATGAACTGGTTCTGCTTCGATGAAGAAGGGAACTCCGTGCAGTTGTATCCTTCCTCTATAGCCGAGGCGGAAGAAGAAGAGGATGCTCTGTGGAGGGCGGTGGTCCGGTTCGACCGGCTGCCTGGAGTGCATATGAAGACACTGGCCGGGTACGGACCGTCCGGGGCGATGCGGGAATGGCCGGGCAAATGGATCTTCGCAGAGCTGAAGAAGCCTATAACCGCCGGTACGCTAATGCCGGATATCGAAGATATCCGCCTGGAGCTTAACGTGGTTAGTCCGCAGCCGCTCCCGCCGGATGTGACGGTGTACAACGGGAACCTGCTGGATATGGGCAAGGATTATTATCCGCTGGGGGACAAGCCCAGAATCAACGACACGTTCTATATCGCCTGCGGGGAGGCCTTCTCGAAGCAGGGTGCCCGGATCACGCTGAGGGTGGAGCTGTCGGAACCGGAGATCAGCAAGCTGCCGGACACGCCATATGTGAGACTTGGCTGGGAGTACTGGAACGGCAAGGAATGGCTTGCGATCACCAGTCTTGAGGAGAGAGCGGACGAAGGCGGTGCTGCCCTCCATGCGGTCAGCAGCCTTACTGCCAGTGGAACGCTGAGCTTCGTCTGTCCGGGTATCCGGCCGCTGACGCTGGGCGGTGAAGAGCAGTACTGGGTCCGGGCCCGCATCACCGGCGGGAATTACGGGGAGGATGCGAAATACGAATATCAGGATGAAGAGGTCAAGCTGGGGGAAGGAAGCATCAATATAGCCAAGCTTAAGGTGACCCAAGCGACCTACGCCCCGCCCTCCATCCGTAAGCTCAGCATTGCCTACAGCTACACGCTGGAGGCTCACCCGCAGACCGTGCTAACAGAGAATAACTTCAGCTTCGCCGACAAGTCGGCGGCCTGCCGGAACGAGGGGGAGTATTTCAAGCCCTTCTATCCGTGCACCGAGACGGAGCCGACCTTCTATCTGGGCTTTGATCGTGATATCAGCGATCTGCCCGTGTCGCTCTTCTTCCCGCTAACCGGTGAACAGCTGGGACGTCCGGTAGTTGCGTGGGAGTATTGGGACGGCAGAAGATGGCTGACGCTCAGCGTGAATGATGAGATCAGAGGCTTCACCCGCAGGGAGATTCTGCAGTTTGCCGTTCCGGGAGATATTGCGAAGCGCCCGCTGTTCGGCACGGAGCAGTACTGGCTCCGCGCCCGGCTGGATGAAGGCCGGTTCGAGTTTGTCCCGCAGGTGGATGCTATTCTCGCTAACGCGGTCTGGGCCCGCAATTCCAATACCGTCCCGGGAGAGCTTCTGGGCTCCAGCAATGGTGAGGAGAGCCAGATAGTTCAATTGTCCAAGATACCGGTGCTGCCCGGCCAGCTTCTCAAGGTCCGGGAATCCACAGGTCAGGGGGAATGGATACCGTGGGAGGAAGTAGACACATTCTCCGTATCCGGTTCAGATTCAAGGCACTACATGCTGGACAGAAGCACCGGAATGATTATGTTCGGGGATGGGCGGAGAGGAATGATTCCGCCTATGGGCATAGATAACATCCTGTGTAACTACAAGCATGGCGGAGGTGCGTCCGGGAATGTTGCCGCAGGCTCGGTATCGAAGATATGGGACAGCTACAACTGGCTGGATGCCGTAACCAATCCGGTAGCGGCGGACGGCGGCTTCGATCAGGAGGAGGCGGAGCAGGCCGAGCTTCGCGGACCGCATACGCTGAAGAGCTGGAACAGGGGCGTAACTGCTGAGGATATGGAATGGCTGGTGCGTGAGGCGATGCCTCAGATTGCCAAGGTGAAGTGTCTTAGCGACATGAACCGGGAGCTGAAATTCACCCCGGGTAGAGCTACCCTGATCGTGGTGCCGGAGACGGATGAGCCGAGGCCGGTCCCGAGCCAGGAATTGCGCAGTGAGATTGAAGCCTATCTGTGTGAACGGATCTCGGCCCCCCTGAACACCGCCGAGCCGGGGATTGAGGTGGTTGGCCCGGACTACGTCCGCACTGCAGTGGAGGCAACCGTAGTATTCAACTCTCCAGACCAGCGGAAGGTAGCGGAGGGACGGATCATCGACAACCTGAAGCAGTTCTTTCATCCGCTTAAGGGCGCAGACGGGAACACGGGCTGGGATCTGGGACAGAACCTGTATGTCTCCGAGGTCTATGCCGTGATCAAGAATACGCCGGGTGTTGACTATGTATCGGATGTGCTCGTCAAGGCTTCAGTGCAATGCTTCACGCTGAAGCTGGAGCCGCTTGAGAACGGACCGTATAAGCCCCACGCTGCCTATCCGAAATACAGCCTGGTCCGCTCTGAGGACAACGCGCTTCAATTTGCCCTTGCCGAGCCGGTGGATGCCGGGGATGAAGTGAAATCGCTGGTGCTCAGAGGATTCAAGGAGAACGGAATCATCAGGCTCCGCTACAGATCCCGGGAGCCTGTAGAGCTGATCGTCCTCTCTATCGACGGTGACATGCTCGAATGCCAGACCCTGAACGAAGAACCGCTTGCAGAGAGCTATCCCGAGGGCAGCGATCTGGAATTTGAAGTCACCGATGATCTGACGGTCCGGACGTATATCCTCAATAGGCTGGATTCGGGGTCGGTAACCTTTGTGGTGAAGACCGCTGTATTCAAGGAGAAGGATATTGTCTTCCTGAGCCGGACGGATGAATATATCAACACCACACCGCTCAAGATCCGCACCATTGGCAGCGGCAATATTCATCTGGAAGAGGATGAGCTGATCTGCGGCGGGTTGCATCTGGTGAACAAGCCGGAGGAGCATCCCTTTCCATATCTTATGGATAAGCGTGCGGGCCTGCTGCATGATTTGACCGCAACCACAGCAGCGTGCGGGCTGGAGGCTATCCGCATGGAAGAGCGGAGGTATCTGACGGAGCTGTCCGGGATACCGGACACAGTGGCGCGGTGTCCGCATTGTAATGCCTTGGAGACGTAA
- a CDS encoding phage tail sheath C-terminal domain-containing protein codes for MANYLSPGVYVEEVSSGVKPIAGVGTSVGAFVGIAEKGVIGKAVLVTNWSQFVNEFGQFIPNGYLAYAVYNFFAEGGTSCYVVRAASTDIRPASLAVRDTDNLDLFKVVARSEGEWGNRISVKISPSSNKQQFGFKMIVQYLLDSDFNDEYSGEDEEGKIVEIFDNMLLINFEEKVNQVSAFVSVKPLVDLTILENMEKTPAFNETALSLSGGVNGMSPIDFLGDAVKRAGIHAFDTIDGINIVAAPDLADMAYSRGTILDMLNYCKLRKDCIFIVDPPHGLSPLEVKDFKEGAGDYSGNSFNTSYGALYYPWVYINDPLTGKQKLVPPSGAIAGTYAYVDAVRGVHKAPAGTTDGYLDSVVGIEKIITKAEQELLNPGGINVIRSLPEGICVWGARTLSADSEWSYVNVRRLMMYIEESLDEGSQWVVFEPNDPSLWGKVKRNLTAFLTRVWRDGALYGTTQEEAFFVKVDEENNPPAVRDAGQLIIEVGVAPVKPAEFVVIRVSQKTLSK; via the coding sequence ATGGCAAATTATTTATCGCCAGGCGTGTATGTGGAGGAAGTCTCAAGCGGGGTCAAGCCGATTGCCGGTGTGGGCACCTCAGTCGGGGCCTTCGTCGGAATCGCAGAAAAAGGGGTCATCGGCAAAGCGGTACTGGTCACCAACTGGAGCCAGTTCGTCAATGAGTTCGGCCAGTTTATTCCGAATGGCTATCTGGCTTATGCCGTGTATAACTTTTTTGCGGAAGGAGGCACCTCCTGCTACGTAGTGAGAGCGGCATCCACCGATATCCGGCCGGCTTCGCTTGCGGTTCGCGATACCGATAATCTGGATTTATTCAAAGTAGTTGCACGTTCGGAAGGGGAGTGGGGCAACCGGATTTCGGTCAAGATCAGCCCGTCCTCTAACAAGCAGCAATTTGGCTTCAAGATGATTGTGCAGTATTTGCTGGACAGTGATTTCAATGATGAATACAGCGGAGAAGACGAAGAGGGCAAGATCGTCGAAATCTTCGACAACATGCTGCTGATCAATTTTGAAGAGAAGGTGAATCAGGTATCCGCCTTCGTCAGTGTCAAGCCGCTGGTGGACCTGACCATTCTGGAGAATATGGAGAAAACGCCGGCGTTCAATGAAACAGCCCTGTCTCTCAGCGGCGGTGTGAACGGGATGTCCCCGATTGACTTCCTGGGGGATGCGGTCAAGCGGGCCGGTATCCACGCGTTCGATACGATTGACGGCATCAACATTGTAGCAGCTCCAGACCTTGCAGATATGGCGTACAGCCGGGGCACCATCCTGGATATGCTGAACTACTGCAAGCTGAGAAAAGACTGCATCTTCATCGTAGATCCTCCGCATGGCTTAAGCCCGCTGGAGGTCAAGGATTTCAAGGAGGGGGCGGGCGATTATTCGGGCAATTCATTCAATACGTCCTACGGCGCCCTGTACTATCCTTGGGTCTATATCAACGATCCGCTGACCGGGAAGCAGAAGCTTGTGCCGCCGTCCGGGGCGATTGCCGGCACGTATGCCTATGTCGATGCCGTTCGTGGTGTCCACAAAGCACCGGCAGGCACCACCGACGGCTATCTGGATTCCGTAGTCGGGATTGAGAAGATCATTACCAAGGCGGAGCAGGAGCTGCTGAATCCAGGCGGCATCAACGTGATCCGCTCCTTGCCGGAAGGCATCTGTGTCTGGGGAGCCAGAACGCTGTCCGCCGATTCGGAATGGAGTTACGTCAACGTCCGGCGGCTGATGATGTACATTGAAGAATCGCTGGATGAGGGCAGCCAGTGGGTCGTGTTTGAACCGAATGATCCGAGCCTGTGGGGCAAGGTCAAACGCAATCTTACTGCCTTCCTGACCCGGGTATGGAGAGACGGTGCGCTCTACGGAACTACGCAGGAAGAGGCCTTCTTCGTCAAAGTGGACGAGGAGAACAACCCGCCTGCCGTGCGGGATGCCGGCCAGCTGATTATCGAAGTGGGTGTAGCCCCGGTCAAACCTGCTGAATTCGTAGTCATCCGGGTCAGCCAGAAGACCTTATCCAAATAA
- a CDS encoding phage tail protein, whose product MATGKRLDPYRNYRFRVVIDGIQTAAFADATIPDTSTEAVDYREGIDAPHARKLSGLTKFGNITLKKGLTDSLELYNWRKSIEDKGALKNRKSLSIILVDEEGNDKAQWDILEAWPIKYDVSALSAKGNEVSVESMELVHEGVRRVK is encoded by the coding sequence ATGGCAACCGGCAAAAGATTAGACCCTTACCGCAATTACCGCTTCCGCGTTGTAATTGACGGCATTCAGACCGCAGCCTTCGCAGACGCAACGATACCGGATACATCCACAGAGGCTGTGGACTACCGGGAGGGCATCGATGCTCCGCATGCACGCAAGCTGTCGGGCTTGACCAAATTCGGGAATATCACTTTGAAAAAAGGTCTGACTGACTCCCTGGAGCTCTACAACTGGCGCAAGTCGATTGAGGATAAAGGCGCGCTGAAGAACCGCAAGAGCTTGTCTATCATCCTGGTGGATGAAGAAGGCAATGACAAGGCGCAGTGGGATATCCTCGAAGCCTGGCCGATCAAGTATGATGTCAGTGCTCTTAGCGCCAAAGGCAACGAGGTCTCTGTCGAGTCGATGGAGCTGGTGCATGAAGGGGTTCGCAGAGTGAAATAG